TTATGAAAGGTACGACATTTGGACAGCGGCTCTGACAAAGCTTGAGATGAATCTCTTAAAATATAAATGACTTGTATTGAAGCCCACCACAAAGATCAAGTATTATGTAACACTTTGTTATATATGAGAAACAAACCCTCCAGTTGATATTTCCAAAATTAATTTTGATAGATTCAACTCAAATTGATGTAATGTTCCCAAAATACCCTCATATAAATACTAGCATTAAAATTGTCTAAACTATCAAAAATAGATTTGGAAATATCACTAGCCCCATAATTTATTGTGGATGTGTTCTATTTGATCGATAgtaggaaaaataaaataaaaagctaTCACTCAATTAATTAATTTAAGTGATATACCATGTGCACTCAATTTTATTGGATAGAGACGAATAGATTGTGGCGGTGGGTGAGTAATACAGAATTGTAGACAAAGGATGAATCGCAAGAACAAAACCAAAAAAGAAATTACAAACGGCGGCAACTTACGATTTCAGCGGCTACGATAGACAAGATGTGTTGGAAATTTTTAGGGCCATACATCTGATACCATGCTAAACGAATTGTATCGATTTGTTAAAGAGAATACCAAAGTGCGTAATATTATTTTCGGATGATTATATCCACAGATAACATACATATAAATAGGATTGATCAAATGCTAAACCTAGTGAACTAATAAGCTAATGGGCTCTTATAGAACACGGGCTAAATAATCTAATATATAAATGCATAAACAGTATCCATCTAACAGAATGTGACTTATTTTCTTTTTATACAAAGCTGTACGTTATGATTATATGTGAACGATAGGAAATGTTGTTGATGATGGGTGAAGAAGGAAGCAAAAGATACAAGGGAATAGTGTATGTCTGTTCATGGGATTGATTTAACTGTCGTATTCTTTTTTATCATTGTGTGTTTTGTTCTTTAATCAATCTTAGTTAATAACTAGTTGAGTTGATAATGCATAAAACGAAAATCACTAGATAGTTTGCGAATTTCGTTTTGTAAAGTAGTGGGGCTTTTTTCAGCCAATTTTTAATAAAAAGGTACATAATGTTCTGTTTATTAAGAAAGTATTTCATTCAGTTTCTTTTTTCTTTCAAACGTGTAGACCGACAAAGACACACAAACCCTATATTGTCTTTGGCAACCCACCAACCCACCCCATAAAATGATAATTACTGGAAATGATAAAGAAGAAATTTCAATCCCcgcgggcttggtttgggagattcaCATTAGCTATGAAAAGCTACGGTTTTAAACAAAGTAATTCTGACCATACTCTATTTCTTAAACAAAATAACAATCTTATCACGTGTTTGattatttatgttgatgacatgataATTACTGGAAATGATAAAGAAGAAATTTCAAAACTAAAAACAAACTTATTTAATGAATATGAAATGAAAGATTTGGGCAGACTTAAATACTTTTTAGGGATCGAAGTTTTACGGTCCCAAcggggaatatttatctgtcaaaagaaatatattcttgattttcttgcagaaacagggATGATCGATTCTAAACCAGCCGATACTCATATGATTTCAAACCAAAAGCTATATATGAAAGACGAAGCTTATCTTGCTGATAAAGGACGATATCAAAGACTTGTGGAAAAACTAATCTATCTCGCTCATACTCGAcccgatatagcacatgcagttggggtTGTGAGTCAATTCGTGCATCAACCACAAGTTCACCATATGGAAGCCGTAATCAGAATCATCCAATACCTAAAGAAAACAGCTGATCATGGGGTTGTGTTTGAAAAGAATGGGCATCTAGAAATCAAAATTTATACAGATGCAAGTTGGGCCGGAGAAAAGGGAGACAGAAGATCTACATCAGGATTCTTTACACTTGTAGGAGGTAACCTTGTTGCATGGAGatgtaagaa
This genomic window from Rutidosis leptorrhynchoides isolate AG116_Rl617_1_P2 chromosome 2, CSIRO_AGI_Rlap_v1, whole genome shotgun sequence contains:
- the LOC139888817 gene encoding secreted RxLR effector protein 161-like: MIDSKPADTHMISNQKLYMKDEAYLADKGRYQRLVEKLIYLAHTRPDIAHAVGVVSQFVHQPQVHHMEAVIRIIQYLKKTADHGVVFEKNGHLEIKIYTDASWAGEKGDRRSTSGFFTLVGGNLVAWRCKKQKVVALSSAELEFRGIAKGVAEALWIKKLLTEIEFPLKETIQIMCDNEAAIAISENPVQHDRTKHDEVDRQFIRKKLDSEFISLPHVSSEDQLADILTKSVNGRLFDVLVKLKIGNPTIQFEGEC